The following are encoded in a window of Shewanella psychrotolerans genomic DNA:
- a CDS encoding co-chaperone YbbN, whose translation METVLDLTKENIQQVVDASMQQVVVLTFWSQQSPESMALVQTLEQMAAMNAGRFVLAKVNCDAEMEIANYFQIQSLPTTLVLSEGKPIDGFAGVQEQAQIEALFDKHLPKVWRMQLDSAKALLAENNAEQALPILVEAYQAAQHAEVALVYADALLLLGNVNQAKVLLDGIGLADQDSYYQSLKAKLSLALDAADTPEIRSLLESVEANPQDLTLLLSLAKALNAAKRDEEALEKLYGVLHSDIAAHNGEVKLLFMEILTAMGQGNPVANQYRRKLYSLLY comes from the coding sequence ATGGAAACTGTACTGGATTTAACCAAAGAGAACATACAGCAAGTTGTTGATGCCTCGATGCAACAAGTGGTTGTGTTGACGTTTTGGAGCCAACAAAGCCCTGAAAGTATGGCATTAGTGCAGACGCTAGAGCAGATGGCTGCGATGAATGCAGGGCGATTTGTTCTTGCTAAGGTTAACTGCGATGCTGAAATGGAGATTGCGAACTATTTTCAGATCCAGAGCTTACCAACGACATTAGTGCTCAGTGAAGGTAAACCGATAGATGGATTTGCTGGTGTGCAAGAACAAGCACAAATAGAAGCCCTGTTTGATAAGCACTTACCTAAAGTTTGGCGAATGCAATTAGACAGTGCTAAGGCTTTGCTGGCTGAGAATAACGCTGAGCAAGCGTTACCTATACTGGTTGAAGCATATCAAGCTGCTCAGCATGCGGAAGTCGCGCTCGTTTATGCCGATGCGCTGTTACTATTAGGTAATGTGAATCAAGCCAAAGTGCTATTAGATGGAATCGGCCTTGCCGATCAGGATAGCTACTACCAGAGTCTGAAGGCGAAATTATCCCTTGCGCTTGACGCAGCAGATACGCCAGAAATAAGAAGCTTGCTGGAGTCTGTTGAAGCCAATCCTCAAGATTTAACTCTGCTTCTTTCGTTGGCCAAAGCCCTTAATGCGGCTAAGCGAGATGAAGAAGCGCTGGAAAAGCTCTATGGGGTTCTACATTCCGATATTGCCGCCCATAACGGTGAAGTAAAGCTGCTCTTTATGGAAATATTGACTGCAATGGGCCAAGGTAATCCTGTTGCCAATCAATACCGCCGTAAGTTATATAGCTTGCTGTACTGA
- the adk gene encoding adenylate kinase — MRIMLLGAPGAGKGTQAQFIMEKYGVPQISTGDMLRAAVKAGTPLGLEAKKVMDAGQLVSDELIIGLVKERVAQDDCAKGFLLDGFPRTIPQADAMASSGIEIDHVIEIDVPDEEIVKRMSGRRVHPGSGRVYHVVFNPPKVEGKDDVTGEDLAIRPDDEESTVRKRLGIYHEQTKPLVEYYGNAAAKGDMTYNKFDGTQSVAAVSEAIVKAIG, encoded by the coding sequence ATGCGCATTATGCTATTAGGTGCCCCAGGTGCCGGTAAAGGTACTCAGGCCCAATTCATCATGGAAAAATATGGTGTGCCACAAATCTCTACTGGCGACATGCTTCGTGCTGCCGTTAAAGCTGGAACGCCTCTTGGCCTAGAAGCAAAGAAAGTGATGGATGCGGGACAGTTGGTTTCTGATGAGCTGATTATTGGCTTAGTTAAAGAGCGTGTTGCTCAAGATGACTGTGCAAAAGGTTTCTTGCTTGATGGTTTCCCACGTACCATTCCTCAGGCTGATGCAATGGCGTCTAGCGGTATTGAAATTGATCACGTGATTGAAATTGATGTGCCAGATGAAGAGATCGTTAAGCGTATGAGCGGTCGTCGTGTTCATCCTGGTTCTGGTCGTGTTTATCATGTTGTGTTTAATCCACCTAAAGTGGAAGGCAAAGATGACGTCACAGGTGAAGACTTAGCGATCCGTCCTGATGACGAAGAGAGCACTGTCCGTAAGCGCTTAGGTATTTATCATGAGCAAACTAAGCCACTAGTTGAGTACTATGGTAACGCAGCAGCCAAAGGTGACATGACTTACAATAAGTTTGATGGCACTCAAAGTGTTGCTGCAGTTAGCGAAGCGATTGTAAAAGCTATCGGTTAA
- the hemH gene encoding ferrochelatase, with the protein MSPSVSAKIGVLLVNLGTPDTPTPKDVKQFLKQFLSDPRVVDLNPLIWKPILNGIILNTRPKAVAKLYQSIWWEQGSPLMVISERQRNALAALLLEQHGKSIPVELGMSYGNPSLETGIDKLLAQGVERVVVLPLYPQYSCSTVAPVFDAIAKVYSGRRDYPETRFSKEYYQHPSYILALANSVRRHWQAHGRSQCLLMSFHGVPLRYVTEGDPYQQQCETTAKLLATELGLDDCQWRLCFQSKFGKEEWLTPATDALLESLPGQGVRSVDIMCPAFAVDCLETLEEIAIGGKESFIEAGGEDYRFVPCLNDDETQILLLSQLVSEQAGHWLNS; encoded by the coding sequence ATCTCACCAAGCGTTTCAGCCAAAATAGGCGTATTGTTAGTTAACCTGGGTACCCCAGATACACCAACGCCTAAAGATGTTAAACAGTTTCTAAAACAGTTTCTAAGCGACCCTCGGGTTGTCGATCTTAATCCTTTGATTTGGAAGCCTATCCTAAACGGTATCATTCTTAACACTCGCCCTAAAGCCGTTGCTAAGTTATATCAATCCATTTGGTGGGAGCAAGGATCACCACTGATGGTGATCAGTGAACGGCAGCGAAATGCGTTAGCAGCATTGTTGTTAGAGCAGCATGGCAAAAGCATTCCTGTTGAGTTAGGAATGAGTTATGGCAATCCTTCACTAGAAACTGGAATCGATAAACTGTTAGCACAAGGTGTCGAGCGGGTTGTGGTGTTGCCCTTATATCCTCAATATTCTTGTTCAACGGTAGCACCAGTATTTGATGCCATTGCCAAGGTATATTCAGGTCGCCGTGATTATCCTGAAACTCGCTTCAGCAAAGAGTATTACCAGCATCCGAGCTATATTTTGGCGTTAGCGAACTCTGTTCGCCGTCACTGGCAAGCCCATGGCCGTAGCCAGTGTTTATTGATGTCATTTCATGGTGTGCCATTGCGATATGTCACCGAAGGCGACCCTTATCAGCAACAATGTGAAACAACTGCCAAGTTACTGGCCACAGAGTTGGGTTTAGATGACTGCCAATGGCGGCTGTGTTTTCAATCAAAATTTGGTAAAGAGGAGTGGTTGACGCCGGCTACTGACGCACTACTAGAATCACTTCCTGGCCAAGGCGTTCGTTCTGTCGATATCATGTGCCCCGCTTTTGCGGTGGACTGTTTAGAAACTCTAGAAGAGATCGCGATTGGCGGCAAAGAGAGCTTTATTGAGGCTGGTGGAGAAGATTATCGTTTTGTTCCTTGTTTAAATGATGATGAGACTCAAATTCTGCTGTTGTCGCAATTGGTTTCAGAACAAGCTGGCCATTGGTTGAATTCTTAG
- a CDS encoding inosine/guanosine kinase: protein MKFPGQRKSKHYFPVKNRDPLLAQLTLQPQHISTHVSGIDQTLVDIEAKVEDELLSRYELPKGNSTLIDDVKAHQLYNELKQSNMISDEFAGGTIGNTVHNYSVLADDRSVLFGVMSKNIEVGSYAYRYLCNTSSKVDLNYLQPVDGPIGRCFTLISECGERTFAISKGSMDKLTPEFIDKKIVQDSSALVLTAYLMRASGGDQITDAALKAIEYAKEADVPVVLTLGTRFLIEEDPQWWINFIRNNVTILAMNEDEGEALTGFRDPLSASDAALDWCDLVLTTAGPLGLYMAGYTEDSEKRETTHTLLPGAIPEFNRYEFSRPKLKSDCETPIKVMAHISPYMGGPEIIRNTNGAGDGALAALLHDLASNTYHKANVPGSSKHKRDGLCYSSFSQICKYANRVAYEVLAQHSPRLSRGLPEREDSLEEAYWER, encoded by the coding sequence ATGAAGTTTCCTGGTCAACGTAAATCAAAGCATTACTTTCCAGTTAAAAATCGTGATCCATTATTGGCACAGCTAACCCTGCAGCCACAACATATATCTACCCATGTGAGTGGCATAGATCAAACATTGGTCGACATCGAAGCTAAAGTCGAAGACGAGCTACTTAGCCGTTATGAGTTACCTAAGGGAAATTCGACATTAATTGATGATGTTAAAGCGCATCAATTGTATAACGAGCTTAAGCAATCAAATATGATTAGCGATGAGTTTGCTGGCGGCACTATAGGTAACACGGTTCACAATTACTCAGTATTGGCTGATGATCGCTCGGTCTTATTTGGCGTGATGAGCAAGAATATTGAAGTCGGTAGCTATGCATATCGTTATCTCTGTAATACATCATCAAAAGTCGATTTGAATTACTTGCAACCTGTTGATGGTCCAATTGGTCGTTGTTTTACATTAATTTCAGAATGTGGTGAGCGTACGTTTGCGATCAGTAAAGGGTCGATGGATAAATTGACACCTGAATTTATTGATAAAAAGATTGTACAAGACTCATCTGCATTAGTGTTAACCGCTTATTTAATGCGTGCTAGCGGTGGTGATCAAATTACCGATGCTGCCTTAAAAGCGATTGAGTATGCCAAAGAGGCTGACGTTCCGGTCGTGCTGACCCTAGGTACCCGTTTCCTTATTGAGGAAGATCCACAATGGTGGATTAATTTCATTAGAAATAACGTAACCATTTTGGCTATGAACGAGGATGAAGGCGAGGCATTAACGGGTTTTCGTGATCCTTTAAGTGCCAGTGATGCGGCGTTAGATTGGTGTGATTTAGTGCTCACTACTGCAGGGCCATTAGGCCTTTATATGGCGGGTTATACCGAGGATTCAGAGAAGCGTGAAACCACGCATACGCTTTTACCTGGTGCCATTCCTGAGTTTAATCGTTATGAGTTTTCAAGACCGAAATTAAAGAGCGATTGCGAAACACCGATTAAAGTCATGGCGCATATCTCGCCCTATATGGGCGGCCCAGAGATCATTCGCAATACTAATGGCGCTGGAGATGGCGCATTGGCGGCCTTGCTGCATGATTTAGCCTCGAATACGTATCACAAAGCAAATGTACCTGGGTCGAGTAAACACAAACGCGATGGTTTGTGTTATTCATCATTCTCTCAAATTTGTAAATATGCTAACCGAGTCGCTTATGAAGTGTTGGCGCAGCATAGCCCTAGACTATCGCGCGGATTACCTGAGCGTGAAGATAGTTTAGAAGAAGCGTATTGGGAACGTTAA
- a CDS encoding FMN-binding glutamate synthase family protein, with the protein MTIMQKVFWLVATLGNLAALYLFTQIGGWTSTLLLSTTLLYTIVGSYDIYFSPHTLNRLYPVVAYLRYFLESYRIEIQQYFIASDTEEAPFNREQRSLVYQRAKNVRDTIAFGTQHDLLEENYQSLWHSLSPKHIEDQAKRVRIGGPDCSQPYDASYFNISAMSFGSLSANAIEALNLGAKKAACYHNTGEGGASPYHLKHGGDLVWQIGSGLFGCRDDDGNFNPNSFEKMAKRPQIKMIEIKLSQGAKPGHGGVLPKAKITPEIAMIRHISMEKDCVSPAVNPECTTPIALLNFVKTLRELSGGKPVGFKLCIGNPAEFLAICKAMLKTGITPDFITIDGAEGGTGAAPVEFTNRLGMMCLEGVYFVNNALIGVGLRHKITLISSGKTASSFDLLTKIAMGADIVNAARTMMLALGCIQSRNCNTNMCPTGIATQDPARSKALEVELKSERVKNFHHHTLRMFYELVGSMGLDNPNKLKPGMIKRRSPYGLLISTGSLVAPLEPNAIIEEKVNDTAWSSWWQQCKAEEFYCEDTYILTPAEFGLNRKP; encoded by the coding sequence ATGACTATCATGCAAAAGGTTTTTTGGCTTGTCGCCACCTTAGGCAACCTAGCAGCGCTCTATCTCTTTACTCAAATCGGAGGCTGGACCAGTACACTGCTATTAAGCACTACACTGCTTTACACTATTGTCGGTAGCTACGATATCTATTTTAGCCCTCATACGTTGAACCGACTTTATCCCGTTGTTGCTTATCTAAGGTATTTTCTTGAGTCGTACCGAATAGAGATCCAACAGTATTTCATCGCCAGCGATACCGAAGAAGCGCCCTTTAACCGCGAGCAACGCTCCTTGGTCTACCAACGCGCTAAAAATGTTCGCGATACCATTGCATTTGGTACTCAACATGATCTACTTGAAGAAAACTACCAAAGCCTTTGGCACTCATTATCACCCAAGCATATAGAAGATCAGGCTAAACGCGTACGCATTGGCGGCCCAGATTGCAGTCAACCCTATGATGCATCCTATTTTAATATCTCAGCCATGAGTTTTGGGTCGTTAAGTGCCAACGCTATCGAGGCCCTCAATCTCGGCGCAAAAAAAGCAGCTTGTTACCATAACACTGGCGAAGGTGGTGCTAGCCCTTATCACCTAAAACATGGAGGTGATCTTGTTTGGCAAATCGGCTCAGGCCTATTTGGTTGCCGAGATGATGACGGTAACTTCAATCCAAACAGTTTTGAAAAAATGGCGAAACGGCCACAAATAAAGATGATCGAGATAAAGCTAAGCCAAGGGGCTAAACCAGGTCATGGCGGTGTACTACCCAAGGCAAAAATCACTCCCGAAATCGCGATGATCCGTCATATTTCAATGGAGAAAGATTGCGTTTCACCAGCAGTAAACCCTGAATGTACCACCCCTATAGCACTACTAAACTTTGTCAAAACACTACGCGAATTAAGTGGTGGTAAACCTGTTGGCTTCAAGTTATGTATTGGGAATCCCGCTGAATTTTTAGCGATATGTAAAGCCATGTTAAAAACCGGAATAACCCCTGACTTTATCACCATAGATGGCGCCGAAGGTGGCACTGGTGCAGCCCCCGTTGAGTTCACAAATCGCTTAGGCATGATGTGCCTCGAAGGCGTATATTTCGTCAACAATGCCTTAATTGGTGTTGGGCTAAGGCATAAAATCACGCTTATCTCCTCGGGTAAAACCGCGTCGAGCTTTGATCTACTGACAAAGATCGCCATGGGAGCCGATATCGTTAATGCTGCGCGTACTATGATGCTGGCACTGGGTTGTATTCAGTCACGAAACTGCAATACCAACATGTGCCCCACCGGCATTGCCACCCAAGATCCTGCTCGTTCTAAGGCATTAGAAGTTGAACTCAAAAGTGAGCGAGTCAAAAACTTCCATCATCATACCCTAAGAATGTTTTATGAATTGGTCGGCAGTATGGGATTGGACAATCCAAACAAACTCAAGCCAGGGATGATAAAGAGACGCTCCCCTTACGGACTACTGATCTCCACAGGAAGCTTAGTCGCACCGCTAGAACCCAATGCCATAATAGAGGAAAAGGTAAATGATACAGCATGGTCATCTTGGTGGCAGCAGTGTAAGGCCGAAGAGTTCTATTGCGAAGATACCTATATTTTGACGCCCGCCGAATTCGGGCTTAACAGAAAACCGTAA
- a CDS encoding GNAT family N-acetyltransferase, whose product MIIAQTDRLILRHFEAKDIEVIFLLNSIPEVLTYIPGEPMTCLSQAQQIFENVVLKSYQERGYGRWAVEHKSDGKVIGFCGPTFIKEFNEVELGYRYLPEYWGKGIGSEAGLAALAHFKDYDIQQAIALILLGNKGSEGVARKVGMKLRSRDKFMGHKVNVFHKCL is encoded by the coding sequence GTGATCATTGCACAAACAGACAGACTTATACTGCGCCATTTCGAGGCTAAAGATATAGAGGTCATCTTTCTATTAAACAGTATTCCTGAAGTCCTTACCTATATTCCAGGCGAGCCAATGACCTGTCTATCTCAGGCGCAGCAGATATTTGAAAATGTTGTGTTAAAAAGTTATCAAGAGCGTGGATACGGTCGCTGGGCAGTAGAACACAAATCTGATGGTAAAGTGATCGGCTTTTGTGGGCCCACATTTATAAAAGAGTTTAATGAGGTTGAGCTAGGTTATCGCTACCTTCCTGAGTATTGGGGAAAGGGCATCGGGAGTGAAGCGGGACTTGCCGCCTTAGCGCATTTTAAAGATTATGATATTCAGCAGGCAATCGCATTGATTTTACTGGGTAATAAAGGCTCAGAAGGTGTAGCGCGTAAGGTTGGAATGAAGCTGCGTAGTCGAGATAAGTTTATGGGGCACAAAGTTAATGTGTTCCATAAATGTTTGTAA
- the fur gene encoding ferric iron uptake transcriptional regulator, with translation MTDGNQALKKAGLKVTLPRVKILELMQGPENQHISAEDLYKKLLDIGEEIGLATVYRVLNQFDDAGIVSRHHFESGKAVFELSSQHHHDHLVCLSCGKVIEFSDDVIERRQDEIAMKYNIKLTNHSLYLYGVCTNDECDHGDE, from the coding sequence ATGACAGATGGAAATCAAGCGCTAAAGAAAGCGGGATTAAAGGTCACTTTACCACGAGTCAAGATCCTCGAGCTGATGCAGGGACCCGAAAACCAACATATCAGTGCAGAAGACCTATACAAGAAGCTGCTCGATATTGGTGAAGAGATTGGGTTAGCAACCGTTTACCGCGTATTGAACCAATTTGATGACGCAGGCATTGTTAGCCGCCATCACTTTGAAAGTGGCAAAGCTGTTTTCGAACTTTCATCACAGCATCATCACGATCATTTGGTATGCCTATCTTGCGGTAAAGTCATTGAGTTCTCAGATGATGTTATCGAACGCCGTCAAGATGAAATTGCGATGAAGTACAATATCAAACTCACAAATCACAGTTTGTACCTTTATGGTGTTTGCACTAATGACGAGTGCGATCACGGTGATGAGTAA